A window from Theobroma cacao cultivar B97-61/B2 chromosome 3, Criollo_cocoa_genome_V2, whole genome shotgun sequence encodes these proteins:
- the LOC18605110 gene encoding uncharacterized protein LOC18605110, translating into MGCSNKDQVVSHAGSKDMMESEHKESPFASIPKSPIQSSRPSSMVVKKAHTVIPAHIVAEAISTLHGLDLRWSGPITNTERVYVEQYVLAKYPQYAGQVEIENMDLSSLCINEESSEPAPDDKRKSPKSNFRESSTPSFGSNLPDLDRIQLEASRLLDILTKKSSFPGSFISIPEIQARNKVLRHCGLRDDDYLVLFTPNYKDAMMLVGESYPFFRGNFYMTIIGEEMDYIREFAIYKEAKAILAPESWLDLRIKGSQLSQYFRRKCKHSPKGLFSYPADVNGMRYSMHWISEAHRNSWHVLLDATALVVGQDRLNLALHRPDFVLCSLENTHAQPSRITCLLVRKKSFDTTTSSSQVTE; encoded by the exons ATGGGCTGTAGCAACAAAGATCAGGTGGTTTCACATGCAGGATCTAAG GACATGATGGAAAGTGAACACAAAGAATCCCCTTTTGCATCGATACCAAAATCACCCATACAAAGTAGCAGACCAAGCAGCATGGTTGTCAAG AAAGCACATACTGTTATTCCAGCGCATATCGTAGCTGAGGCCATATCAACACTCCACGGTCTTGATCTCAGATGGTCAGGTCCCATCACAAACACTGAAAGGGTATATGTTGAACAGTATGTCTTGGCAAAATACCCACAGTATGCAGGACAAgttgaaatagaaaatatggaTCTCTCTAGTCTTTGTATCAATGAGGAGTCCTCTGAGCCTGCACCtgatgataaaagaaaatcacCTAAAAGTAATTTTAGGGAGTCCTCCACACCTTCCTTTGGAAGCAATCTTCCCGACCTGGACAGGATCCAATTGGAGGCATCAAGACTGCTCGATATCCTGACCAAGAAATCTTCCTTTCCTGGAAGTTTCATTTCAATTCCTGAAATCCAGGCTCGAAACAAAGTTTTGAGGCACTGCGGGTTACGAGATGATGACTATCTTGTTCTGTTTACTCCAAACTACAAGGATGCGATGATGCTAGTAGGAGAAAGCTACCCTTTTTTCCGAGGGAACTTCTACATGACAATCATTGGTGAAGAGATGGATTACATACGGGAGTTTGCCATTTATAAGGAAGCAAAAGCGATCCTGGCCCCTGAATCATGGTTGGATCTGAGAATCAAGGGATCACAACTTAGCCAGTACTTTAGGAGGAAGTGTAAGCACAGCCCGAAGGGTTTGTTCTCTTATCCAGCTGATGTAAATGGAATGCGTTACTCGATGCATTGGATTTCAGAAGCTCACAGGAATTCATGGCACGTTCTACTCGATGCAACTGCCTTAGTTGTGGGACAGGATCGACTGAATCTTGCACTTCATAGGCCTGACTTTGTTTTGTGTAGTCTGGAGAATACACACGCTCAACCATCAAGGATAACTTGTCTTCTGGTCAGGAAGAAATCTTTTGATACTACGACATCTTCATCTCAGGTCACCGAGTGA
- the LOC18605111 gene encoding protein transport protein Sec61 subunit gamma-1, with protein sequence MDALDSVVDPLRDFAKDSVRLVKRCHKPDRKEFTKVAFRTAIGFVVMGFVGFFVKLIFIPINNIIVGSA encoded by the exons atggaCGCCCTTGACTCCGTCGTCGATCCTTTGAGAGACTTTGCCAAGGACAGCGTCCGCCTCGTCAAGCGCTGTCACAAGCCCGATCGCAAAG AGTTCACGAAGGTGGCGTTCCGTACTGCGATCGGTTTTGTAGTGATGGGATTCGTCGGATTCTTCGTTAAGCTTATCTTTATTCCTATTAACAACATCATTGTTGGCTCCGCTTAG
- the LOC18605112 gene encoding putative xyloglucan endotransglucosylase/hydrolase protein 1, which translates to LHSRSSDHDELDFELLGNDTAPYTLQTNVFANGQGGREQRIHLWFDPTKDFHSYKILWNQYQIVFYVDNVPIRVFKNNRKVGVNYPNQPMQIEGSVWNAEGWASGGKRTDWNQAPFKAYLQEFNADGCVLHDYAVEKCYSSHFWWNREEFWKLKPRDQKAYDHVRTKYMYYDYCSDKTRYSKPPPECKSNQ; encoded by the exons CTTCATTCACGTTCAAGTGATCACGATGAACTGGACTTTGAGCTCTTGGGAAACGATACTGCACCATATACATTACAGACAAACGTGTTTGCAAACGGTCAAGGAGGTCGCGAGCAAAGAATTCATCTTTGGTTTGATCCCACTAAAGATTTCCATTCTTACAAGATTCTTTGGAACCAGTATCAAATAGT GTTTTATGTTGACAATGTGCCAATCAGGGTTTTCAAGAACAACAGGAAAGTGGGAGTAAATTATCCAAACCAGCCAATGCAAATAGAGGGAAGTGTATGGAATGCTGAAGGGTGGGCATCCGGTGGAAAGAGAACTGACTGGAATCAAGCACCTTTCAAAGCCTACCTCCAAGAATTCAATGCAGATGGTTGCGTTTTACATGACTATGCCGTTGAGAAATGTTATTCTTCACACTTTTGGTGGAACAGGGAGGAGTTTTGGAAGCTAAAACCCAGAGATCAAAAAGCATATGATCATGTCAGAACGAAATACATGTACTATGACTACTGCTCTGATAAGACGCGATACTCAAAGCCGCCCCCAGAATGCAAAAGTAACCAGTAG
- the LOC18605113 gene encoding nuclear transcription factor Y subunit C-1, whose amino-acid sequence MDSNQQAQSSYPPQPPTAAITPTPSTTTSATPPPPFHHLLQQQQQQLQMFWSYQRQEIEQVNDFKNHQLPLARIKKIMKADEDVRMISAEAPILFAKACELFILELTIRSWLHAEENKRRTLQKNDIAAAITRTDIFDFLVDIVPRDEIKDEAGLGGMVGATASGVPYYYPPIGQPAGGPAGPGGMIIGRPAVDPTGGVYVQPPSQAWQSVWQTAGAEDGSYGSGGSSGQGNLDGQG is encoded by the exons ATGGACAGCAACCAGCAAGCTCAGTCCTCTTACCCACCTCAGCCTCCCACTGCAGCTATCACCCCTACTCCTTCCACCACCACCTCCGCCACCCCTCCCCCTCCTTTCCACCACCTCCTCcaacagcagcagcagcaactGCAAATGTTCTGGTCTTACCAACGCCAAGAAATCGAGCAAGTCAACGACTTCAAGAACCACCAACTCCCTCTTGCCCGCATCAAGAAGATCATGAAAGCCGATGAGGACGTCCGCATGATCTCCGCCGAGGCTCCCATTCTCTTCGCCAAGGCCTGCGAGCTTTTCATTCTCGAACTTACCATCCGCTCTTGGCTTCACGCCGAGGAGAACAAGCGGCGGACGCTTCAGAAAAACGACATCGCAGCGGCGATTACGAGGACCGACATTTTCGATTTTTTGGTGGATATTGTGCCCAGGGACGAGATCAAGGACGAAGCTGGATTGGGTGGGATGGTGGGGGCCACGGCAAGTGGGGTGCCGTACTATTATCCTCCGATAGGTCAGCCTGCGGGGGGTCCTGCTGGACCTGGTGGGATGATAATTGGGAGGCCTGCCGTCGATCCCACCGGTGGTGTTTATGTTCAGCCTCCTTCACAAGCTTGGCAGAGTGTTTGGCAGACTGCAGGGGCTGAGGATGGCTCGTATGGCAGTGGAGGTAGCAGTGGTCAGGGGAATCTTGACGGCCAAGG CTAA
- the LOC18605114 gene encoding uncharacterized protein LOC18605114, with protein sequence MDSNKDEAIRAKELAEEKLREMDAAGAKRFALKAQNMYPELDGLPQLLATIDVYISADMKISGEVDCYRVLGVQPSADEDTIRKHFRKLALILHPDKNKSVGADGAFHILSEAWNLLSDKAKRIAYDQKRNLWCSHTSVLCGKSSSLAPTSHEGFHNFNNTSDQNNATYSRPAPPHSARNDTFWTTCNTCRMNFEYHRVYVNLNLTCPNCSTPFRAVMKPAAPVNGSWPYTPSTDCVQRQTYPQVHNTGPGIFSGLHSFTNISLNRSGSNINMAPPAYFTAQVANFTLSASETLKSGHKGSQSQTVTMGEGSLPMKFHPSQKLDEGLGTGSLDYISSFAAKSHRSKNRRPFDQSEMGNQPMGKELSKQDIHNMLTKIAKKEICKKLNSWHPASLSNASNKPKAFHKGMDEKDEGNGKDALNMKSDAQKSMEFVDIKSSIQPKKSYPVDADVEPATKEPDPMSMNVPDPDFHDFDKDRAERSFGQKQVWAAYDDDDGMPRLYAMIHDVISLKPFKMRMSWLNSKRNVELAPLNWIGSGFYKTSGDFRIGKHKVNRTLNSFSHKVKWSKGRKGAIQIYPRKGDVWALYRNWSSDWNELTPNEVIHKYDMVEVLEDYNEQNGVAVAPLVKVPGFKTVFQKHSMPSKTWMIPREELFRFSHQVPSYLLTGQEGHNAPNGCLELDPAATPLELLQVLSEAQVIEMEELTERGREETVLGDLKRSKEKELVENDQEMKPNIGVEGVGQAVMEEEENKKPGMLVYGRRQQRKLECQRNLGD encoded by the coding sequence ATGGATTCTAACAAAGACGAGGCCATCAGAGCTAAAGAGCTCGCTGAGGAAAAACTTAGGGAGATGGATGCTGCTGGGGCCAAAAGATTTGCTTTGAAGGCTCAAAACATGTATCCCGAGCTTGATGGTCTTCCTCAGTTGCTTGCAACTATTGATGTGTACATATCTGCAGATATGAAGATCAGTGGAGAAGTGGACTGCTACCGTGTGCTTGGTGTTCAACCATCTGCCGATGAGGACACAATTCGGAAACATTTCAGGAAGCTGGCTCTTATTCTTCATCCTGACAAAAATAAATCTGTAGGTGCAGATGGGGCTTTCCATATTCTGTCTGAAGCTTGGAATTTGTTATCTGATAAAGCGAAGAGAATTGCTTATGACCAGAAGCGTAACTTATGGTGCAGTCATACAAGTGTTTTATGTGGGAAGTCATCTTCATTGGCACCAACCAGTCATGAGGGTTTCCATAATTTCAACAACACTAGTGATCAGAACAATGCTACTTATTCCAGACCTGCTCCTCCTCACTCAGCAAGAAATGATACCTTTTGGACAACCTGCAATACCTGTAGGATGAATTTTGAGTACCATAGAGTTTATGTCAACTTGAATCTTACTTGTCCCAACTGTAGCACTCCCTTTAGAGCTGTTATGAAGCCAGCTGCACCTGTAAATGGTAGTTGGCCGTATACTCCATCAACGGACTGTGTTCAGCGACAGACATATCCTCAGGTTCATAATACAGGTCCGGGGATATTTTCTGGCTTGCATTCATTTACAAATATTTCTCTGAATAGATCAGGAAGTAACATAAACATGGCTCCACCGGCTTATTTCACTGCTCAAGTTGCTAATTTTACTCTTTCAGCCAGTGAAACATTAAAGAGTGGGCACAAAGGGTCACAGTCACAGACAGTCACCATGGGAGAGGGAAGCCTGCCAATGAAGTTTCATCCTTCTCAGAAGCTAGATGAAGGTTTAGGTACTGGGTCCTTAGATTATATTTCCAGTTTTGCAGCAAAAAGCCACAGAAGTAAGAACAGGAGGCCCTTCGATCAAAGTGAAATGGGGAATCAACCCATGGGAAAGGAGCTCTCGAAGCAGGATATTCACAATATGCTGACGAAGATCGCTAAGAAAGAAATCTGCAAGAAGCTAAATTCATGGCACCCAGCTTCTCTATCAAATGCTTCAAATAAACCAAAGGCTTTTCATAAGGGGATGGATGAGAAGGATGAAGGAAATGGGAAAGATGCTCTAAATATGAAATCGGATGCACAAAAATCCATGGAGTTTGTGGATATCAAGTCTAGCATTCAGCCCAAAAAGTCTTACCCTGTCGATGCTGATGTTGAGCCTGCTACAAAGGAACCTGATCCAATGTCAATGAATGTTCCAGATCCagattttcatgattttgacAAGGATCGTGCAGAAAGATCATTCGGTCAGAAGCAGGTTTGGGCTgcttatgatgatgatgatgggatgccTCGTCTTTATGCAATGATTCATGATGTGATATCATTAAAACCATTCAAAATGCGGATGAGTTGGCTTAATTCTAAAAGGAATGTGGAACTGGCTCCACTAAATTGGATTGGTTCTGGCTTTTACAAAACTAGTGGAGATTTCCGGATTGGCAAACATAAAGTTAATAGGACTCTTAATTCTTTCTCACACAAGGTGAAGTGGTCAAAAGGCAGAAAAGGAGCAATTCAAATATATCCTAGAAAGGGAGATGTTTGGGCTCTATACAGGAACTGGTCCTCTGATTGGAATGAGCTGACACCTAATGAAGTGATACACAAATATGACATGGTTGAGGTGCTTGAAGATTACAATGAGCAAAATGGTGTTGCTGTTGCCCCACTTGTTAAGGTGCCTGGCTTCAAGACAGTGTTTCAGAAGCATTCCATGCCAAGTAAAACCTGGATGATTCCAAGAGAAGAGTTGTTTCGGTTCTCTCATCAGGTCCCTTCTTATTTGCTCACAGGTCAGGAAGGTCATAATGCTCCGAATGGTTGCTTGGAGCTTGATCCAGCAGCTACTCCTTTGGAACTTCTTCAGGTATTAAGTGAAGCTCAGGTGATAGAAATGGAGGAGCTTACTGAAAGAGGTCGGGAAGAAACTGTTTTGGGGGATTTGAAAAGatctaaagaaaaagagctGGTGGAGAATGACCAAGAAATGAAACCAAATATTGGTGTAGAAGGTGTTGGACAAGCCGTCATGGAAGAAGAGGAAAATAAGAAACCTGGGATGCTTGTTTATGGTAGAAGACAGCAAAGAAAACTGGAATGCCAGAGGAATCTGGGTGATTAG